The proteins below are encoded in one region of Pantoea sp. At-9b:
- a CDS encoding esterase family protein: protein MKDKKLTGVAKSALAIFCSAIIAHQAVAALPQPADDTHAQVHDGGKGGPHKWAPPPQPYKVLPDNKVVFSIRAPQATKVEVQGGWPGGIAGDSHVALTKGQDGTWSATVGPLASDIWHYQFIVDGVKAMAEFGRKGGAQNGLGSDEFAIPGAKADDFIAQGAARGSITYTSVPFMNSEKRFTVYTPPGYFNATDRYPVLYLTLGGAHDGSRANEDTFIFNLLDNMIADKRIKPMIVVVLDPDAPGGSSLGNSSFHGGGNQTSPSYIEAAQAIVDNVVPFVDKAFRTLADRDHRAIGGFSSPGAQGFMAGARNPKVFASIATFSGGFPTWPGVGVQIDSKLHYPRYTGPDLNRVPDMNKLGALIPDLNADAQMKLVFMSVGSDEPLIQTFDLMKTFLQQRGINAHTVVEQGEIHDGRNIRVSLRNLLPLLFK from the coding sequence ATGAAAGATAAAAAATTAACTGGCGTAGCAAAGAGCGCACTTGCCATTTTTTGCTCAGCAATCATCGCTCATCAGGCTGTTGCTGCGCTACCTCAACCCGCTGATGATACTCACGCTCAGGTGCATGATGGTGGCAAGGGCGGCCCGCATAAATGGGCACCTCCGCCGCAACCGTATAAAGTGCTGCCGGATAACAAAGTGGTGTTTAGCATTCGCGCGCCGCAAGCCACGAAAGTCGAGGTACAAGGTGGCTGGCCGGGCGGTATTGCAGGCGACAGCCATGTAGCGTTGACCAAAGGTCAAGACGGCACCTGGAGCGCGACTGTGGGTCCGCTGGCGTCGGATATCTGGCACTATCAGTTTATCGTCGATGGCGTAAAAGCGATGGCCGAATTTGGTCGTAAAGGGGGAGCGCAAAACGGTCTGGGAAGTGACGAGTTCGCCATCCCCGGTGCAAAAGCCGATGATTTTATCGCCCAAGGCGCTGCGCGAGGTAGCATCACCTATACCTCCGTCCCCTTTATGAACAGTGAAAAACGCTTCACTGTGTATACGCCGCCGGGTTACTTCAACGCGACCGATCGTTATCCGGTGCTCTATCTGACGTTGGGGGGTGCTCACGATGGTTCCCGCGCCAATGAAGATACCTTTATCTTCAACCTGCTCGACAACATGATTGCCGACAAACGCATCAAACCGATGATTGTGGTGGTGCTGGACCCGGATGCACCAGGTGGCAGTTCATTGGGTAACTCCAGCTTCCATGGCGGCGGTAACCAAACCAGCCCGAGTTATATCGAGGCCGCGCAGGCAATCGTGGATAACGTGGTGCCGTTTGTTGATAAAGCCTTCCGTACCCTGGCCGATCGTGATCATCGCGCCATTGGTGGCTTCTCTTCACCAGGTGCTCAGGGCTTTATGGCTGGCGCACGTAACCCGAAAGTGTTTGCGTCTATCGCCACCTTCAGCGGTGGCTTCCCGACCTGGCCTGGCGTCGGGGTGCAAATCGACAGCAAACTGCACTATCCACGCTATACCGGTCCTGACCTGAACCGTGTACCGGATATGAATAAACTGGGTGCGCTCATCCCCGACCTCAATGCGGATGCACAGATGAAATTGGTGTTTATGAGCGTGGGCAGCGATGAGCCACTGATTCAAACGTTTGATCTAATGAAAACCTTCCTGCAACAACGTGGTATCAACGCGCATACCGTTGTTGAACAGGGCGAAATTCATGATGGTCGCAATATCCGCGTTTCTCTGCGCAATCTGTTGCCGTTATTATTCAAGTAA
- a CDS encoding ABC transporter permease — translation MFKFYSLAQTMLRALFTLLLVLIAAFILTRVAYQDPAVMLAPRNATPQAIEAIARALHLDDPWYQQLRYFLWRGPEIQGTAVGLMHWPPALGYSFRFQTPVTQLVLDKVAVTLSLALGSLLIWMIISLITGVLAARYRDRFVDRALALCSYVALSLPTFLSGMLIIFFLFYQLSLHGIEWFPAGGYVALSENPWQWLRHLLLPWLTLALAEVGIFQRVIRASMLEVLNHDYIRTARAKGVREWRVYFDHALKPAMSPVLVLTGMELAAVMGGAIVTEKMFGLDGVGRLAIDAALDGDFPVVIGTTLFAACAFIFCNTLVDILQKTLFAAGDKGR, via the coding sequence ATGTTTAAATTCTACTCGTTAGCGCAGACGATGTTGCGTGCGCTGTTCACGTTGCTGTTGGTGCTGATTGCCGCTTTTATTTTGACGCGTGTGGCTTATCAGGATCCGGCCGTAATGCTGGCACCGCGTAACGCTACGCCACAGGCGATTGAGGCCATTGCCCGTGCGTTACATCTCGACGATCCCTGGTATCAACAGTTGCGTTATTTTTTATGGCGCGGCCCGGAAATCCAGGGAACGGCGGTGGGGTTGATGCACTGGCCTCCGGCATTAGGCTATTCATTCCGCTTCCAGACACCGGTCACGCAACTGGTGCTGGATAAGGTGGCCGTGACGCTGTCACTGGCACTGGGGTCTTTGCTGATCTGGATGATAATCTCCTTGATTACCGGCGTGCTGGCAGCGCGTTATCGTGACCGCTTTGTCGATCGTGCTCTGGCGCTATGTTCCTACGTGGCGCTGTCCTTACCAACCTTTCTCAGTGGCATGTTGATTATCTTTTTTCTGTTTTATCAACTGTCACTGCACGGTATTGAGTGGTTTCCGGCGGGGGGCTATGTCGCGCTAAGCGAGAACCCCTGGCAATGGTTGCGTCATTTGTTGCTCCCCTGGCTGACGCTGGCACTGGCCGAAGTGGGTATTTTTCAGCGGGTGATTCGCGCCAGTATGCTGGAGGTGCTTAATCACGATTATATTCGCACGGCGCGTGCCAAAGGCGTGCGGGAATGGCGGGTGTATTTTGATCATGCTTTAAAACCGGCGATGAGTCCGGTACTGGTGCTTACCGGGATGGAACTGGCTGCGGTGATGGGCGGGGCGATTGTCACCGAGAAAATGTTTGGCCTGGATGGGGTTGGGCGTCTGGCAATTGATGCCGCGCTGGACGGTGATTTTCCGGTGGTAATTGGAACAACCCTGTTTGCCGCCTGCGCGTTTATTTTTTGTAATACCCTGGTGGATATTCTGCAGAAAACACTGTTTGCCGCAGGTGATAAAGGGCGTTGA
- a CDS encoding ABC transporter permease, translating to MAQHLMAESLPSSTTQPAGLLRRIWRENSARRGLMIVVLVVIAAFSAPLVAVWLGHSETEQFRDTALSDMGIPIGPTRAFPLGADDNGRDVLVRTLYGTRISLLVALPATTLAMVIGLLVGLVSGYRGGRIDQLCQQLINLVLSFPFVVTALSLLALNHSSDGGVKVDPAWVVIAVITFFSWGYFARLTRGLVQQLRHQEFVAAAELMGMTRWRILWREILPAVLPTVGVYWAIQLPTNIIAEATLSFLGVGVPAPLASLGNMIADVQRSAMYQVQPWFLVGPALALFFTVLGFNSLSSGLRNIFDPHLERR from the coding sequence ATGGCGCAACATCTGATGGCGGAGAGTCTGCCGTCCTCGACGACGCAGCCTGCCGGGCTACTGCGCCGGATCTGGCGGGAGAATAGCGCCCGCCGCGGTCTGATGATCGTGGTGCTGGTGGTCATTGCAGCATTTAGCGCGCCGCTGGTTGCGGTCTGGCTGGGACACAGTGAAACCGAACAATTCCGTGATACCGCCTTGTCCGATATGGGGATCCCGATCGGCCCGACGCGCGCCTTTCCGCTGGGTGCGGATGATAACGGGCGAGATGTGTTAGTGCGCACCCTGTATGGCACCCGAATATCGTTGTTAGTGGCGCTACCGGCGACCACGCTGGCGATGGTAATTGGCCTGTTGGTGGGATTGGTGAGTGGCTATCGTGGCGGGCGTATTGATCAGCTCTGCCAGCAGTTAATCAACCTGGTGTTGTCATTTCCCTTTGTCGTCACTGCCCTTAGCCTGTTGGCCCTGAATCACAGCAGTGATGGCGGCGTAAAAGTGGATCCAGCATGGGTGGTGATTGCCGTGATCACCTTTTTCTCCTGGGGTTACTTCGCCCGCCTGACGCGTGGGCTGGTGCAACAGCTGCGCCATCAGGAATTTGTTGCAGCGGCGGAGCTGATGGGTATGACGCGCTGGCGCATTCTATGGCGTGAAATCCTGCCTGCCGTGTTGCCCACTGTCGGAGTGTATTGGGCGATTCAGTTGCCAACCAATATTATTGCAGAGGCGACGCTCTCCTTCCTCGGTGTTGGGGTGCCAGCACCGTTAGCCAGTTTGGGCAATATGATTGCGGATGTGCAGCGTTCGGCGATGTATCAAGTGCAGCCGTGGTTTTTAGTCGGCCCGGCGCTGGCGTTATTTTTTACCGTGTTGGGATTTAACAGCCTCAGCAGCGGATTGCGTAATATTTTCGACCCTCACCTGGAGCGGCGCTGA
- a CDS encoding ABC transporter ATP-binding protein — translation MSLLSVNQLSVGFDAQPPRVQQVSFAVEPGETLAIVGESGSGKSLSLLALLGLLPGNARVTGERWFNGRELSGLTADEYRQLRGAQMGYISQDPLSNLHPLKSVGKQIEEAIQAHQRLPRKALRHRVIALLEEVGIREAAQRYHARPAQFSGGMRQRVMIAMAIALNPKLIIADEPTTALDVTVQAAILQLLKRLQQQHGCALLFISHDLRVVADIADRVVVMQHGRIVEQGEKAKLFHQPQHPYTRSLLQASWHQYAPAAKPPVVGTHLLSANNLVRQFGRRVGFFSQTQRVLNGISFNLDKGEILGLVGESGSGKTSLGRLVVGLDGPDQGSIRLNDQLWQQAGQRLAIDHPLRYAVQMVFQDPYNSLNPRRRVVEILSEPLQLTQRRESGQPLSAQQLQGAVVDLLQTVELPAELAQRYPAQLSGGQRQRVAIARALAMKPQLIVADEAVSALDVTTQHRIMQLMMRLRREQALSLLFISHDLSAVAALCDRVLVLQNGEIIEQGSSEQIFNRPQQAWTRQLLAAIPGQSRLSPLATAEV, via the coding sequence ATGTCATTACTGAGCGTGAATCAACTGTCGGTTGGCTTTGATGCCCAACCACCGCGGGTGCAACAGGTCAGCTTCGCTGTGGAACCTGGGGAAACGCTGGCGATCGTTGGCGAATCCGGCTCGGGCAAAAGCCTGAGTCTGCTGGCGCTGCTCGGCCTGTTACCTGGCAACGCCAGGGTGACGGGTGAGCGATGGTTTAATGGCCGTGAGTTGAGTGGACTGACGGCCGATGAATATCGCCAGCTACGGGGGGCGCAGATGGGATATATCTCCCAGGACCCGCTCAGTAACCTGCATCCGTTAAAAAGCGTCGGTAAGCAGATCGAGGAGGCGATTCAGGCGCATCAACGCCTGCCACGCAAGGCCCTGCGTCACAGGGTGATCGCTTTGCTGGAAGAGGTGGGCATCCGTGAGGCGGCGCAACGTTACCATGCGCGTCCGGCACAGTTTTCCGGCGGGATGCGCCAGCGCGTGATGATCGCGATGGCCATCGCGCTTAACCCGAAACTGATTATCGCGGATGAGCCCACCACCGCGCTGGATGTCACGGTACAGGCGGCTATCCTGCAACTGCTAAAACGACTGCAACAACAGCATGGCTGCGCGTTGTTGTTTATCAGCCATGACCTACGGGTGGTGGCTGATATCGCCGATCGTGTGGTGGTGATGCAACACGGGCGGATTGTGGAACAGGGCGAAAAAGCAAAGCTGTTCCATCAGCCGCAACATCCTTATACCCGTTCGCTGTTGCAGGCGAGCTGGCATCAGTATGCCCCCGCCGCAAAGCCACCGGTTGTTGGCACGCACCTGTTGTCGGCCAACAATCTGGTACGCCAGTTTGGCCGCCGCGTGGGCTTTTTTAGCCAAACGCAGCGGGTGCTGAATGGCATCAGTTTTAACCTGGATAAAGGCGAAATTCTCGGGCTGGTAGGGGAGTCAGGATCGGGGAAAACCTCGCTGGGCAGGCTGGTTGTTGGCCTCGATGGGCCGGATCAGGGCAGTATCCGACTGAATGATCAGTTATGGCAGCAAGCCGGGCAACGGCTGGCCATCGATCATCCCTTACGTTATGCGGTGCAAATGGTGTTTCAGGACCCGTATAACAGCCTCAATCCGCGTCGGCGCGTGGTGGAAATCCTCAGTGAACCGTTGCAACTGACGCAGCGTCGTGAAAGCGGTCAGCCATTGAGCGCACAGCAGCTTCAAGGAGCCGTGGTTGACCTGCTGCAAACCGTTGAACTCCCGGCTGAACTGGCGCAGCGCTATCCCGCTCAGTTATCTGGCGGGCAACGCCAGCGTGTTGCCATCGCCCGTGCGCTGGCAATGAAACCGCAGCTGATTGTGGCTGATGAAGCGGTGTCGGCGCTGGATGTCACCACCCAACATCGCATCATGCAGTTGATGATGCGTTTGCGTCGTGAACAAGCGTTGTCGCTGCTGTTTATCTCTCATGATCTCTCTGCCGTCGCCGCGCTCTGCGATCGGGTGCTGGTGTTGCAGAATGGCGAAATCATTGAGCAGGGCAGCAGTGAACAAATTTTTAATCGCCCACAGCAGGCGTGGACGCGACAATTGTTGGCGGCGATCCCCGGCCAGTCCCGCCTGTCACCGTTAGCGACTGCGGAGGTCTGA
- a CDS encoding ABC transporter substrate-binding protein, with the protein MRKAHALMLLLSGLAWQATAADAPQPGGTLRIASLQPDLDAFDPLTGYSVDSWEILRAVTRQLVTYPGSSQSLKDDTTLVPDLAKSWDVSADGKTYTFHLRDGIRYAGPTTRSIVAKDFVYAIKRFCDPNKQVAAVNYFNLAFSGFADYCKKFAAVPTGDLAATKAFIDSHEIAGVSAPDDHTLVLRSDSKNYDFLNILSMNFVTPLPEEVASRYYPDSPEFRKNFPSSGPYEVASYASGQKLVLKKVANYNHAQDPARHAYVDQIDINFTGNNEDSVMQRVQAGDADLSLYLDVPPQAVIRQYAIKNSPYLHAANSGAANFIAINAQPEAKSAGATALRDLQVRQALTYAVNRAHLVQAQGGKIAALPLGQIITSTLLGHEPLDLYPTPENKGDPAKAKALLQQAGFANGVTFDLVYRANNQFSTLAVILKEDLAKAGITLNLNPVPAPQFMAYLQSPENHWDLALGQTSPDWQGPATRMLLGGWLNSDASPCGRGNVYAICYSNPQLNQLAKQAYSSDNPGPIWAQADRLVSADLPWIPLFEKRRIAVTSDRVTNWTWSSLATQADITNIALKP; encoded by the coding sequence ATGCGTAAAGCGCACGCCCTTATGTTGCTGCTGTCAGGTCTGGCATGGCAGGCGACGGCTGCTGATGCCCCACAACCCGGTGGTACGCTGCGTATTGCCTCGTTACAACCGGACTTGGATGCCTTTGATCCGCTGACCGGCTATTCGGTGGATTCGTGGGAAATTCTGCGCGCGGTCACGCGTCAGTTGGTCACCTATCCCGGATCGTCACAAAGCCTGAAAGATGACACCACGCTGGTGCCCGATTTGGCCAAATCTTGGGATGTCAGCGCCGATGGTAAAACCTATACCTTCCATCTGCGTGACGGCATTCGCTATGCCGGACCCACCACCCGTTCCATCGTCGCGAAGGATTTTGTCTACGCAATTAAACGCTTTTGCGATCCCAATAAGCAGGTGGCGGCGGTGAATTACTTCAACCTGGCTTTCTCCGGTTTTGCCGATTACTGCAAAAAATTCGCCGCCGTGCCCACCGGCGACCTGGCGGCCACCAAAGCCTTTATTGATAGTCATGAGATTGCCGGCGTCAGTGCCCCGGACGATCACACCCTGGTACTGCGTTCCGACAGCAAAAACTATGATTTCCTGAATATTCTGTCGATGAACTTCGTTACGCCGCTGCCGGAAGAGGTGGCCTCGCGTTACTACCCGGATTCGCCGGAATTTCGTAAAAACTTTCCCTCCAGTGGACCTTACGAGGTGGCGAGTTATGCCAGCGGCCAGAAGCTGGTGCTGAAAAAGGTGGCGAATTATAACCATGCGCAAGACCCGGCGCGTCATGCGTATGTCGACCAGATTGACATCAACTTCACCGGCAACAATGAAGACAGCGTGATGCAGCGTGTGCAGGCAGGGGATGCCGATCTGTCGCTGTATCTGGACGTACCGCCGCAGGCGGTGATCCGCCAGTACGCGATTAAAAACAGCCCGTATTTGCATGCTGCCAACAGTGGTGCGGCCAACTTTATCGCCATCAATGCACAACCGGAAGCCAAAAGCGCGGGGGCGACCGCGCTGCGTGATTTGCAGGTGCGTCAGGCCTTAACATACGCGGTTAACCGTGCGCACCTGGTGCAGGCACAGGGGGGCAAAATTGCGGCCCTGCCGCTCGGTCAGATCATCACCAGCACGCTGCTGGGCCATGAACCGCTTGACCTCTATCCCACACCTGAGAACAAAGGCGATCCGGCCAAAGCCAAAGCGCTATTACAGCAGGCAGGCTTTGCCAACGGCGTGACCTTTGACCTCGTGTACCGCGCTAACAATCAGTTCAGTACCCTGGCGGTGATTCTGAAAGAGGATCTGGCGAAAGCCGGTATCACCCTGAACCTCAATCCGGTGCCTGCGCCACAGTTTATGGCTTATCTGCAAAGCCCGGAAAACCATTGGGATCTGGCGCTGGGGCAGACCTCGCCCGACTGGCAAGGACCGGCCACGCGCATGCTGCTCGGCGGCTGGCTCAATTCAGACGCCTCTCCCTGTGGGCGCGGTAACGTTTATGCCATCTGCTACAGCAACCCACAGCTGAACCAACTGGCAAAACAGGCGTATTCCTCAGACAACCCCGGCCCGATTTGGGCACAAGCCGATCGTCTGGTGTCCGCCGATCTGCCGTGGATTCCGTTGTTCGAGAAGCGCCGTATCGCTGTGACCTCCGATCGGGTGACCAACTGGACCTGGTCGTCGCTGGCAACGCAGGCGGATATCACCAATATCGCGTTAAAACCTTAA
- a CDS encoding GNAT family N-acetyltransferase: protein MVDVGLIQEPHTLLAAATTFRQAMFGLPGGVTPLENWVEEYLQPGRVYGAWLAGELAGTTNSFRGEITLPGGNRVSHAAVTHVGVLPQFSRRGVLRALFQRQLNDFHQQQVAVATLRASQGTIYPRFGFGIASWFNTLSLDKRELGAIPASAARIELLPAAQAWEQQVTIVHRFPERRAGTLTRWPQWWAMQQHRLRHSSHNHYVALLIRNEEPQAFVRYHAQPDENWLYSRDRTLVVDDLHAPDADSYQALIGYLLQLDITRHITFASRPTDDPLPLWVDNSRAVTISAQRDESWLRIIDVATTLNARQWGAEQPVTLAVHDPLLPHNHGCWQLGPQGVRRSTAAADASLSIDALATLLLGGSRVWQLIFSKKIELHNPQAAGRLERLFAVTQLPWAGLFF from the coding sequence ATGGTGGATGTTGGTCTGATTCAGGAGCCGCATACCTTACTGGCGGCAGCCACCACCTTTCGGCAGGCGATGTTTGGCCTGCCCGGCGGCGTCACGCCGTTGGAGAATTGGGTGGAAGAGTATCTGCAACCGGGGCGGGTGTACGGTGCCTGGCTGGCGGGAGAACTGGCGGGCACCACCAACAGTTTTCGCGGCGAAATCACGCTACCCGGTGGCAACCGGGTATCTCACGCGGCGGTGACGCATGTCGGCGTGTTGCCGCAGTTCAGCCGCCGTGGTGTATTGCGCGCGCTATTCCAACGTCAGTTGAACGATTTTCACCAGCAACAGGTGGCGGTTGCGACGCTACGTGCCTCACAGGGCACGATTTATCCACGTTTCGGCTTTGGTATCGCCAGTTGGTTCAATACCCTCAGCCTCGATAAGCGCGAGCTGGGAGCGATACCCGCCAGTGCGGCGCGGATTGAACTGCTGCCTGCGGCACAAGCCTGGGAGCAGCAAGTCACCATCGTGCATCGTTTTCCTGAACGGCGGGCAGGTACGTTAACCCGTTGGCCGCAGTGGTGGGCGATGCAACAACATCGCCTGCGTCACAGTAGCCACAACCACTACGTTGCGTTGTTGATACGTAATGAGGAGCCACAGGCGTTTGTACGTTACCACGCCCAGCCCGACGAGAACTGGCTCTACAGCCGCGATCGCACGCTGGTGGTGGATGATCTGCACGCACCGGATGCCGACAGTTATCAGGCGCTAATCGGCTATCTGCTGCAACTGGATATCACCCGCCATATCACCTTTGCCTCCCGCCCGACTGACGATCCCTTGCCACTGTGGGTGGATAACTCACGGGCGGTGACAATCAGCGCCCAGCGCGATGAAAGCTGGCTGCGCATCATTGATGTTGCAACCACCTTGAATGCCCGGCAGTGGGGGGCGGAACAACCCGTCACGCTGGCGGTTCACGACCCGCTGTTACCCCATAACCACGGGTGCTGGCAGCTTGGGCCACAAGGTGTTCGGCGCAGCACGGCAGCGGCGGATGCCAGCCTGTCGATTGATGCGCTGGCGACGCTACTGCTGGGTGGCAGTCGCGTCTGGCAACTGATCTTTAGTAAAAAAATTGAACTACATAACCCTCAGGCCGCAGGCCGACTCGAACGGTTATTTGCCGTGACGCAGTTGCCCTGGGCTGGCCTGTTTTTTTGA
- a CDS encoding acyl-CoA dehydrogenase family protein, which translates to MSHANDIYQGVSESEFAHWKQVAQQVADRLAATLLERDRANQHPFEEIDWLRQSGLLRLAVPKSLGGGGADLVQALEISRIISAADGSLGQLIAYHYSNGVWSYILGNRQQWEFIARGIVEKGWFQSSISNPRDPRLQLEWDGDDVLVSGRRTFATGAAVSQVMTIAVWVDDKLVQYQVTADQPGIHFNDDWDNLGQRLTASGTLNFDRLRLRPQDRLTGLEEHPASATLRNALRNQFSQLIFVHFYLGIAEGALKHAAAYFRDTVRPWPESGVDNALDDPYHRLKAGELASELAAGIALAEKTARTYQVAFQAEHDLTESQWGELALLTDQSKVIANNVALKISHELFELTGGRSTGNQYGLDVYWRNVRTHTLHDPVTYRTREVGDYVLSGKLPTPRVYAPPKA; encoded by the coding sequence ATGAGTCACGCTAACGACATCTATCAGGGTGTCAGCGAGAGCGAGTTCGCTCACTGGAAGCAGGTGGCACAACAGGTGGCTGATCGACTCGCTGCAACGTTGCTGGAACGTGACCGCGCCAATCAGCATCCGTTTGAAGAAATTGACTGGCTGCGGCAGAGCGGCTTGCTGCGACTGGCGGTGCCGAAATCGCTGGGCGGCGGCGGTGCCGATCTGGTCCAGGCGTTGGAAATCAGCCGCATCATCTCGGCTGCTGATGGTTCGCTTGGCCAGTTGATTGCCTATCACTATTCCAATGGCGTCTGGAGCTACATCCTTGGCAATCGCCAGCAGTGGGAATTTATCGCGCGCGGCATCGTCGAAAAAGGCTGGTTCCAGTCGAGCATCAGCAATCCTCGCGATCCCCGTTTACAACTGGAATGGGACGGTGACGACGTGCTGGTAAGTGGTCGGCGTACCTTTGCCACCGGCGCGGCGGTGTCGCAAGTGATGACCATTGCCGTCTGGGTGGATGACAAGCTGGTGCAATATCAGGTCACCGCCGATCAACCCGGCATCCATTTCAATGACGACTGGGATAACCTTGGACAGCGCCTCACCGCCAGCGGCACGCTGAATTTTGATCGCTTACGGCTGCGCCCGCAGGATCGTCTGACCGGACTGGAGGAGCATCCGGCCAGTGCCACGCTGCGTAACGCCTTACGTAACCAGTTCAGCCAGCTGATCTTTGTGCATTTCTATCTCGGTATCGCCGAGGGCGCGCTCAAACATGCTGCTGCCTATTTCCGTGACACCGTCCGTCCCTGGCCGGAATCCGGTGTGGATAATGCCCTCGATGACCCCTACCACCGCCTGAAAGCGGGTGAACTCGCCTCAGAACTGGCGGCAGGCATCGCACTGGCGGAGAAAACCGCCCGCACATATCAGGTGGCATTCCAGGCTGAACATGACCTGACCGAAAGCCAATGGGGCGAACTGGCGCTGCTCACCGACCAGTCCAAGGTGATTGCCAACAACGTGGCACTGAAAATCAGTCACGAATTGTTTGAACTCACCGGCGGGCGTTCCACCGGCAATCAATACGGTCTGGATGTTTACTGGCGCAACGTTCGCACGCATACCCTGCATGACCCGGTGACGTATCGTACCCGCGAAGTGGGTGATTATGTGTTAAGTGGCAAGCTACCGACGCCGCGCGTTTACGCGCCGCCCAAGGCCTGA
- a CDS encoding LLM class flavin-dependent oxidoreductase, whose product MSIHLHWYLPTNGDSRSIVGAGDDSQHIQGGEVNYRAASLDYLIDIARSAERLGFEGVLTPTGSWCEDAWLSTMAISQHTEKLKFIVAFRPGFISPTLAAHQAATFQRLTQGRLLINIVTGGDPVEQRRYGDQLDHQQRYARSGEFIAAFKGVSAARANGQPFDFQGQHYQLEQATLLPSAWPVPPVFFGGASAAAQQVAAAQADTWITWGEPLDQVAPRLTAVRAAAATQGRQLTFGIRFHVISRDSEEEAWREAARLLQGITPARIHSAQSLLSRTESVGQQRMTALLNNIEARHVNPENVRALEIAPGVWSGYGLVRGGAGTALVGSHQQVAELIKAYHALGIDHFILSGQPHLEEAWWFAEGAGALLRRAGLV is encoded by the coding sequence ATGAGTATCCATCTCCACTGGTATCTGCCCACCAATGGCGACAGTCGGAGCATTGTCGGCGCAGGCGATGATTCGCAGCATATCCAGGGCGGCGAGGTTAACTATCGCGCGGCTTCACTGGACTACCTGATCGATATCGCGCGCAGTGCCGAACGGCTCGGTTTCGAGGGGGTACTCACCCCAACCGGCAGTTGGTGTGAAGATGCCTGGCTGAGCACGATGGCAATCAGTCAGCACACGGAAAAGCTGAAGTTTATCGTGGCATTCCGACCCGGTTTTATTTCGCCGACGCTGGCGGCGCATCAGGCTGCCACGTTCCAACGGCTGACACAGGGACGGCTGCTGATCAATATCGTCACCGGCGGTGATCCGGTGGAGCAACGGCGCTATGGCGATCAGTTGGACCATCAGCAGCGCTATGCCCGCAGTGGTGAGTTTATCGCCGCGTTCAAAGGGGTGAGCGCGGCGCGCGCTAACGGTCAGCCGTTCGATTTTCAGGGGCAGCATTATCAGCTGGAGCAGGCGACGTTATTGCCTTCAGCCTGGCCGGTGCCGCCGGTGTTCTTTGGCGGTGCCAGCGCGGCAGCGCAACAGGTGGCGGCAGCGCAGGCGGATACCTGGATCACCTGGGGCGAGCCGTTGGATCAGGTCGCGCCACGGCTGACGGCGGTGCGTGCTGCGGCCGCCACTCAGGGACGTCAGCTGACCTTTGGCATTCGTTTCCACGTCATTAGCCGTGACAGCGAGGAGGAGGCCTGGCGCGAGGCGGCTCGCCTGCTTCAGGGCATCACCCCCGCGCGTATCCACAGTGCGCAAAGCTTGCTCAGCCGCACGGAATCCGTCGGGCAGCAGCGGATGACCGCGTTGCTCAACAACATCGAAGCCCGCCACGTCAATCCCGAAAACGTCAGGGCGCTGGAAATTGCTCCCGGTGTCTGGAGTGGTTATGGCCTGGTGCGCGGCGGTGCAGGCACCGCGCTGGTGGGCAGCCATCAGCAGGTTGCTGAGCTGATCAAGGCGTATCACGCCCTGGGTATCGATCACTTTATTTTATCCGGCCAACCGCATCTGGAAGAAGCCTGGTGGTTTGCCGAAGGCGCAGGAGCGCTACTGCGCCGTGCCGGTTTAGTTTGA